A single genomic interval of uncultured Desulfobulbus sp. harbors:
- a CDS encoding Nif11-like leader peptide family natural product precursor, translated as MAKAKVEELLIAGGSDEKLRNKYDVLKTKEEFIAMAKEDGFEFTVEELDAVLRESGDAFESFGNPPKRMIWWQ; from the coding sequence ATGGCAAAAGCTAAGGTAGAAGAACTGTTGATCGCTGGAGGATCCGACGAAAAGCTGCGCAACAAGTACGACGTCCTCAAAACCAAGGAAGAATTCATTGCCATGGCCAAGGAAGACGGCTTTGAGTTCACCGTTGAAGAACTCGATGCCGTACTTCGTGAGTCGGGCGACGCTTTTGAGAGCTTCGGCAACCCCCCAAAACGGATGATCTGGTGGCAGTGA